In Flavobacteriaceae bacterium, the following proteins share a genomic window:
- a CDS encoding efflux RND transporter periplasmic adaptor subunit — MKKAIRIILVIVAIIALLFVLKHFKDANSKEVVDFEVEEPFYTSITTKAVATGKLNPEEEIELKPQISGIVDKVLVEEGDIVKKGDLIAKIRVVPNEQALVSASSRINTQKLSYDNAKTLFNRNKVLFEKGVISKQDFENNELSLNQAKESLEQAQNDYQIIKRGSLSGGNSANTNIVAQISGTVLEIPIREGDQVIQSNNFNAGTTIATIADMSIMIFEGKIDEAEVGKLKEGEAIKVILGAINAKEFPAKLTFVAPKGVEENGAVQFTVKADVEIDASVNVRAGYSANAEIEYQSKDDIFCVKEALLQFNRVTEQPFVEIQKEDGSFSKKNVKLGISDGINVEILDGIEEGDKIKVWNKISKEDEENEDDN; from the coding sequence ATGAAAAAAGCAATCAGAATTATATTGGTAATAGTTGCAATAATTGCACTCTTATTTGTATTAAAACATTTTAAAGATGCTAACTCAAAAGAAGTAGTAGATTTCGAAGTTGAAGAACCATTTTATACTTCTATTACAACTAAAGCTGTAGCGACAGGTAAACTTAATCCAGAAGAAGAAATTGAATTAAAACCACAAATATCAGGGATTGTTGATAAAGTACTTGTAGAAGAAGGAGATATTGTAAAAAAAGGAGACCTTATTGCTAAAATTAGAGTCGTTCCTAATGAGCAAGCACTGGTAAGTGCTAGTAGTAGAATTAATACTCAAAAATTGTCTTATGATAATGCAAAGACATTGTTTAATAGAAATAAAGTGCTTTTTGAAAAAGGAGTTATTTCTAAACAAGATTTTGAAAATAATGAGTTATCATTAAATCAAGCAAAAGAATCTCTTGAGCAAGCACAAAACGATTATCAGATAATTAAAAGAGGTTCACTATCTGGGGGCAATTCAGCAAATACGAATATTGTAGCGCAAATTTCAGGTACAGTTTTAGAGATTCCTATTCGAGAAGGAGATCAGGTAATACAAAGTAATAATTTTAATGCAGGAACAACTATTGCCACTATTGCAGACATGAGTATTATGATTTTTGAAGGTAAAATAGATGAAGCTGAAGTTGGAAAACTTAAAGAAGGAGAGGCTATAAAAGTGATACTTGGAGCAATTAATGCTAAAGAATTTCCTGCGAAATTAACCTTTGTAGCACCTAAAGGTGTTGAAGAAAATGGAGCAGTACAATTTACAGTAAAAGCAGATGTTGAAATAGACGCATCAGTAAATGTAAGAGCAGGGTATAGTGCTAATGCAGAGATTGAATACCAAAGTAAAGATGACATTTTTTGTGTTAAAGAAGCTTTATTGCAATTCAATAGGGTTACTGAACAACCATTTGTAGAAATACAAAAGGAGGATGGTAGTTTTTCAAAGAAAAATGTAAAACTTGGAATTTCTGACGGGATTAATGTCGAAATTCTTGATGGTATTGAAGAAGGAGATAAAATTAAAGTTTGGAATAAAATTTCTAAAGAAGATGAAGAAAATGAAGATGATAATTAA
- a CDS encoding TolC family protein, which translates to MSKFLMVLKKEIKLKFGIKFLKKMKKMKMIINTSTQFNMKRSILLLMLFACCIAFSQNKVWTLQECVTYALENNIQVKQGENTLLTNEQDILGAKGNFLPSINGGIGSGVNLGSGFNPVSNQRINNTVFSGNYNVSLNQTVFNGFRNLNLYRQAKLNREQNELELNRIKDDISLNVVNTYLNILFNKENLETAKAQVEFSKKQLEQVEGLVDAGVQPRANIFDSQATLSRDEQSLTVAQNNFDLALLSLSQLLQLPYDGFNVEIIDVDTPSSALLYNDIKPILNYALENRNEIKVAEKRIENAELGTEISKAGYLPSLSFGYSYGSSASFIRPRTTFQNPNTGEIERIPETSLFRQFDQNSGHNFNLSLSIPIFSRFQNKTSVTRSKIQEDNNRLQLEQAKIDLESTIQQAFTNAKAGFRAYEAAKASLESQQLAFDNSKERYDIGVLNSFELEQARIALINAEASLINAKYDFVFRNKILDFYLGKSLTD; encoded by the coding sequence ATGTCGAAATTCTTGATGGTATTGAAGAAGGAGATAAAATTAAAGTTTGGAATAAAATTTCTAAAGAAGATGAAGAAAATGAAGATGATAATTAATACGTCAACCCAATTTAATATGAAAAGAAGCATTTTATTATTGATGTTGTTTGCTTGTTGTATAGCCTTTAGCCAAAATAAAGTATGGACTTTGCAAGAATGTGTAACTTATGCTTTAGAGAATAATATTCAGGTCAAGCAAGGTGAAAATACTTTATTGACTAATGAACAAGATATACTTGGAGCCAAAGGGAATTTTTTACCCTCTATAAATGGAGGTATAGGATCGGGAGTAAATTTAGGGTCAGGATTTAACCCGGTAAGTAATCAACGTATTAATAATACCGTGTTTTCTGGAAACTATAATGTAAGTTTAAACCAAACTGTTTTTAATGGCTTTAGAAATTTAAACTTATACAGACAAGCAAAATTAAATCGAGAGCAAAATGAATTGGAATTAAATAGAATTAAAGATGATATCTCTTTAAATGTAGTAAATACCTATTTAAATATTTTATTTAATAAAGAAAATTTAGAAACAGCAAAAGCTCAAGTTGAATTTTCAAAAAAACAATTAGAACAAGTTGAAGGATTAGTAGATGCTGGAGTACAACCAAGAGCAAATATTTTTGATTCACAAGCGACTTTAAGTAGAGATGAACAGAGTTTAACAGTTGCTCAAAATAATTTTGATTTAGCATTATTATCATTATCACAGCTATTACAATTGCCTTATGATGGATTTAATGTAGAAATTATTGATGTAGATACACCATCTTCAGCGTTACTCTATAATGATATTAAACCAATTTTAAATTATGCTTTAGAAAATAGGAATGAAATTAAAGTAGCTGAAAAGAGAATTGAAAATGCAGAGTTAGGAACAGAAATTTCTAAAGCTGGATACCTTCCAAGTTTATCTTTTGGGTATAGTTATGGGAGTTCAGCCTCTTTTATAAGACCAAGAACTACTTTTCAAAATCCAAATACAGGAGAAATTGAAAGAATTCCTGAAACTAGCCTTTTTAGACAGTTTGATCAAAATTCAGGACATAACTTTAATCTTAGTTTAAGTATTCCTATATTTTCTAGATTTCAGAATAAAACTTCTGTAACACGTTCTAAAATACAAGAAGATAATAATAGATTGCAGTTAGAACAAGCAAAAATAGATTTAGAATCTACAATACAACAAGCTTTTACAAATGCAAAAGCAGGATTTCGAGCTTATGAAGCAGCAAAAGCATCTCTAGAATCTCAACAATTAGCGTTTGATAACTCAAAAGAACGTTATGATATAGGAGTGCTAAATTCTTTTGAATTAGAACAAGCCAGAATAGCGTTAATTAATGCTGAAGCTTCTTTAATAAATGCTAAATATGATTTTGTATTTAGAAATAAAATATTAGATTTCTACTTAGGAAAATCATTAACAGATTAA
- the tsaB gene encoding tRNA (adenosine(37)-N6)-threonylcarbamoyltransferase complex dimerization subunit type 1 TsaB — translation MAYILNIETSTTNCSVSLSKDGETLVLKEDYNNNFSHAERLHMYIDDVLKQAKIEKQNLNAIAVSKGPGSYTGLRIGVSAVKGLCFALNKPLISVSTLEVLANDLKGVIEKDSLIVAMLDARRMEVYSAVFDSDCNQVRDIEAEVLNESSFNTYLKNDKVYFIGSGVEKTKNLITNSNAVFVEGKLPSANQMSQLSSIKYKKNDIEDVAYFEPYYLKDFVSFRE, via the coding sequence TTGGCGTATATACTAAATATAGAAACATCAACAACAAATTGTTCAGTCTCACTCTCGAAAGATGGTGAGACTTTGGTTTTAAAAGAAGATTATAATAATAATTTTTCTCATGCAGAGCGTTTGCATATGTATATAGATGATGTTTTAAAACAAGCAAAAATTGAGAAACAAAACCTTAATGCTATTGCTGTAAGTAAAGGCCCAGGCTCTTATACAGGTCTCAGGATAGGCGTGTCTGCTGTAAAAGGATTATGTTTTGCTTTAAATAAACCATTGATCTCTGTTTCAACGTTAGAAGTATTAGCAAACGATTTAAAAGGTGTAATTGAAAAAGATAGCTTGATTGTTGCAATGTTAGATGCTAGACGTATGGAAGTGTATTCTGCTGTTTTTGATTCTGATTGTAATCAAGTTAGAGATATTGAAGCAGAAGTATTAAATGAAAGTTCTTTTAATACTTATTTGAAAAATGATAAAGTTTATTTTATAGGAAGCGGTGTCGAAAAAACTAAAAACCTCATTACAAATTCTAATGCTGTTTTTGTAGAAGGAAAATTACCTTCAGCTAATCAAATGAGTCAACTGTCAAGTATAAAATATAAAAAAAACGACATCGAAGATGTCGCTTATTTTGAACCTTATTATCTAAAAGATTTTGTATCTTTTAGAGAGTAG